The Sorangiineae bacterium MSr11367 genome window below encodes:
- a CDS encoding protein kinase yields the protein MRAKGSLSIVQGESVPKRGVPQPIRGGPIKFGRYLLEARIAVGGTAEVYLARPLPEGAEAASPMSNGPTSGSAALLIIKRLLPHFLIDPEGRTMFEREAALHTAVNHENVVKVFGSGLSDTGEPYLAMEYVDGVDTYRLLRRFRGDGKLLPAHVAVHIVTKVLAALESVHTAKDEAGTPLGIIHRDVTPSNLYLSKDGRVKLGDFGIARSTQRATMRNAASAMLKGKIAYLAPEQVAGEPFDYRADLFSVATVLTEMAIGKPLFPGGGQLAILLAIRDCRIDPLREAKDLVPPLLYDALLCALNRDPKARFQSAAAFARAIASLDPAPEATATELGLYVTRAQMGVPVDGGRGPVSNRPKGVPPPLPASAGGLRKRTPPPLRSPLRDPFEEEAPVSRSSQLPEQSPERTSQTMVQNGQRRADEDDNPSEQTTAQYAPLPSLVVGADGARRGPWAFARLVEAIATGEVGPRDRVSFMGRELARVDEVEELVRFLPAKTTTTTSQLKGPGAPDFHDDLHTTTMVDVLLRILEVQDTGVLFAEGSVEESKGDGKATSGRKELYFKNGKLLHVSSSNASELFGEYLVRRGTLRRDQLDIALDVLPRYGGRMGDTLIALGLVGPVDIFRAIREQGRDRVADIFRWQQGTVSFYRGQAPPHVEFPLDVELADLMIAGLEASWPDDSPLERYEGRFDDRLVRCDPSRRGLMKAIKWPPLVGGVLNLCASRPEGLSVRDLLQKTCGGTLGSGDVLRAVEVLLAAEFVTWKK from the coding sequence GTGAGGGCGAAAGGTAGTCTATCCATCGTGCAAGGCGAGAGTGTGCCCAAACGAGGGGTGCCCCAGCCCATTCGAGGAGGACCGATCAAGTTCGGCCGATACCTCCTCGAAGCGCGCATTGCCGTAGGTGGAACGGCGGAAGTGTACCTCGCGCGGCCCCTTCCGGAAGGCGCCGAGGCTGCCAGCCCGATGTCGAACGGCCCCACGAGTGGGTCCGCGGCACTGCTCATCATTAAGCGCTTATTGCCGCACTTCTTGATCGACCCCGAGGGTCGCACCATGTTCGAGCGCGAGGCTGCGCTCCACACCGCCGTGAACCACGAGAACGTGGTGAAGGTGTTCGGCTCCGGGCTGAGCGACACCGGCGAGCCGTACCTGGCCATGGAGTACGTGGACGGGGTCGACACCTACCGGCTTCTGCGCCGTTTTCGCGGTGACGGCAAGCTGCTGCCCGCGCACGTGGCCGTGCACATCGTGACCAAAGTGCTCGCGGCGCTGGAAAGCGTGCACACCGCCAAGGACGAGGCGGGCACGCCGCTGGGCATCATCCACCGCGACGTGACGCCGTCGAATTTGTACCTGTCGAAGGACGGGCGGGTGAAGCTCGGGGACTTCGGCATCGCGCGCTCGACCCAGCGGGCCACGATGCGCAACGCCGCGAGCGCGATGTTGAAGGGAAAAATCGCCTATTTGGCACCGGAGCAGGTGGCCGGGGAGCCCTTCGATTACCGCGCGGATCTTTTCAGCGTCGCGACGGTGCTGACGGAGATGGCCATCGGCAAGCCGCTTTTTCCCGGTGGTGGGCAGCTCGCCATTTTGCTGGCCATCCGCGATTGCCGGATCGATCCGCTGCGCGAAGCCAAGGACCTGGTGCCGCCGCTGCTCTACGACGCGCTGCTGTGCGCGCTCAACCGAGACCCCAAGGCGCGGTTTCAGTCGGCGGCCGCCTTTGCGCGGGCGATTGCCTCGCTCGATCCGGCGCCCGAGGCGACGGCCACGGAGCTCGGGTTGTACGTGACGCGCGCGCAGATGGGCGTTCCCGTCGATGGAGGGCGCGGGCCGGTGTCCAACCGACCCAAGGGGGTGCCCCCTCCGCTTCCGGCTTCCGCGGGAGGTTTGCGCAAGCGCACACCGCCGCCGCTTCGATCGCCGCTGCGGGATCCGTTCGAGGAGGAGGCGCCGGTCTCGCGATCGTCGCAGCTGCCGGAGCAGTCGCCCGAGCGAACGAGCCAGACGATGGTGCAGAACGGCCAGCGCCGGGCCGACGAGGACGACAACCCCAGCGAGCAGACGACCGCGCAGTATGCGCCGCTTCCGTCCCTCGTGGTGGGGGCCGATGGCGCACGGCGCGGGCCGTGGGCGTTTGCGCGGCTCGTCGAGGCTATCGCCACCGGCGAAGTAGGCCCGCGCGATCGCGTGTCGTTCATGGGGCGCGAGCTCGCACGCGTCGACGAGGTGGAAGAGTTGGTGCGCTTCCTTCCGGCCAAGACGACGACGACCACGAGCCAGCTCAAAGGGCCGGGCGCACCCGATTTTCACGATGATCTGCACACGACCACGATGGTGGACGTGCTGCTGCGCATTCTGGAGGTGCAGGACACCGGGGTGCTCTTCGCCGAGGGCAGCGTCGAAGAGAGCAAGGGCGACGGGAAGGCCACGAGCGGCCGCAAGGAGCTCTATTTCAAGAATGGGAAGCTGCTCCACGTGTCGTCGTCGAACGCGAGCGAGCTTTTCGGCGAGTACCTCGTGCGCCGCGGCACCTTGCGGCGCGATCAGCTGGACATCGCGCTCGACGTTCTTCCGCGCTACGGCGGGCGGATGGGCGACACATTGATCGCGCTCGGCTTGGTCGGCCCGGTGGACATCTTCCGAGCGATCCGTGAGCAAGGCCGCGATCGGGTGGCGGACATCTTCCGCTGGCAACAGGGCACCGTCTCCTTCTACCGCGGCCAAGCCCCGCCCCACGTCGAGTTCCCCCTCGACGTGGAGCTCGCGGATCTGATGATCGCCGGCCTCGAAGCCTCCTGGCCCGACGACTCACCGCTCGAGCGCTACGAGGGCCGCTTCGACGACCGACTCGTGCGCTGCGACCCAAGCCGCCGCGGCCTGATGAAAGCCATCAAGTGGCCCCCCCTCGTCGGCGGCGTCCTAAATCTCTGCGCAAGCCGCCCCGAGGGCCTCAGCGTGCGCGATCTGCTGCAAAAGACTTGCGGCGGGACGCTCGGCTCCGGCGACGTGCTGCGCGCCGTGGAAGTCCTGCTCGCTGCGGAATTCGTGACCTGGAAGAAGTGA
- a CDS encoding NAD-dependent deacylase, with translation MVVVTYDKLPPLAIGPHERVFVLTGAGISAESGIHTFRDQNGLWQRYRIEDVASPAGWHKDASMVWSFYSQRRAQAEEVSPNPAHHALAELEAKLENRLFLCTQNVDPLHERAGSQRVCHMHGELFKTRCENAECSTRPHEDHGVYLTKESIPNCVLCGRRLRPHICWFGEMPFELDRITRELARCDWFITIGSSGAVYPAAGFVEEVRSHGRARTIYVGPERPDNAGHFDECRLGKAGEVVPVLFA, from the coding sequence ATGGTCGTTGTTACGTACGACAAGCTCCCGCCCCTCGCCATTGGACCGCACGAACGCGTCTTCGTGCTAACGGGCGCGGGCATCAGCGCCGAAAGCGGGATTCACACGTTCCGCGATCAGAATGGGCTGTGGCAACGCTACCGCATCGAGGACGTGGCCTCCCCCGCGGGCTGGCACAAGGATGCGAGCATGGTGTGGAGCTTCTACTCGCAACGCCGCGCGCAAGCCGAAGAAGTCTCGCCCAACCCCGCGCACCATGCGCTCGCCGAGCTCGAGGCCAAGCTGGAAAATCGCCTGTTCCTCTGCACGCAAAACGTCGACCCGCTGCACGAGCGCGCGGGCTCGCAGCGCGTTTGCCACATGCACGGGGAGCTTTTCAAGACGCGGTGCGAGAACGCGGAGTGCAGCACCCGTCCGCACGAAGACCACGGCGTTTACCTCACCAAGGAATCGATCCCGAACTGCGTGCTCTGCGGCCGTCGCTTGCGCCCGCACATTTGCTGGTTCGGCGAGATGCCCTTCGAGCTCGATCGCATCACGCGCGAGCTCGCGCGCTGCGACTGGTTCATCACCATTGGCAGCTCGGGGGCGGTTTACCCCGCGGCGGGCTTCGTGGAAGAGGTACGCTCCCACGGTCGCGCTCGGACCATCTATGTGGGTCCCGAACGACCCGACAATGCCGGGCATTTCGACGAATGCCGCCTGGGCAAGGCCGGGGAGGTCGTTCCGGTTCTGTTTGCGTAG
- a CDS encoding MATE family efflux transporter — MLATRRILEGPLAREVARFGVPLAVGMALQTTFNLVDAYMVGQLPREEVGPAIGALGICDQVAALGTIFSYGVSTASSAIVSNRAGAQDKEGVATAAWQSILIVTALGVLFGILGIGFAGTIVRDIIGVKGSVALFATRYLRVVVGGSITIFLLLQLASIQRALGSAKTPVSLLLAGNVLNVVLAIVLMFGPGPAPAAFAWAGPIASFFHIPRMGMLGAAWATIIARGAVLVPNMIILGRRFQIVIPPRGERGPRWDEISRIVGVAWPSSAQMVIRITAMLLVNSLVARFFTSETDQVATTGLGLVFRVDTMALFVAMGWGSAAQTFVGQNMGAGQDARASLSGWTTAVYDGLTNIGLMALLLLHGEAILRIFDDDAGPVGVALRYLAIIAPTYIGLGVGIVLGNAMAGAGATRTSMWIDVAVILGLQAPLCIVAVAVFDASLDTLFRCVGATNVVSALVYAVVYGRGKWRHAAAARIT, encoded by the coding sequence ATGCTTGCCACCCGCCGAATTCTCGAGGGCCCCCTCGCGCGGGAGGTCGCACGCTTCGGCGTACCGCTTGCGGTGGGCATGGCGCTGCAGACCACTTTCAACCTGGTCGATGCCTACATGGTTGGCCAGCTCCCCCGGGAAGAGGTGGGCCCCGCCATCGGCGCCTTGGGCATCTGCGACCAGGTGGCAGCGCTGGGGACCATCTTCAGCTACGGCGTCTCCACCGCCTCGAGCGCCATCGTCTCGAACCGCGCGGGCGCGCAGGACAAAGAGGGCGTCGCCACCGCGGCGTGGCAATCGATCCTCATCGTCACCGCGCTCGGAGTGCTCTTCGGCATTCTCGGCATCGGCTTCGCGGGCACCATCGTCCGCGACATCATCGGCGTCAAAGGCAGCGTGGCCCTCTTCGCGACGCGTTACCTGCGCGTCGTCGTGGGCGGGAGCATCACCATCTTCCTCTTGTTGCAGCTGGCCAGCATCCAGCGTGCGCTCGGCTCGGCGAAGACGCCCGTGTCGCTCCTGCTCGCGGGCAACGTGCTCAACGTGGTTCTCGCCATCGTGCTCATGTTCGGCCCCGGGCCGGCGCCGGCGGCGTTCGCGTGGGCGGGCCCCATCGCCTCCTTCTTCCACATCCCGCGCATGGGCATGCTCGGTGCGGCGTGGGCCACGATCATCGCGCGCGGCGCCGTGCTCGTGCCCAACATGATCATCCTGGGGCGTCGCTTCCAAATCGTCATCCCGCCGCGGGGTGAGCGCGGGCCGCGCTGGGACGAGATCTCGCGCATCGTGGGCGTCGCGTGGCCGTCCAGTGCGCAGATGGTCATTCGCATCACCGCGATGCTGCTGGTCAATTCGCTGGTGGCGCGCTTCTTCACCAGCGAGACGGACCAAGTCGCTACCACGGGCCTCGGTCTGGTCTTTCGGGTCGACACGATGGCGCTCTTCGTCGCCATGGGCTGGGGTAGCGCGGCACAGACCTTCGTCGGCCAAAATATGGGCGCGGGGCAAGATGCCCGCGCCAGCTTGAGCGGCTGGACCACCGCGGTCTACGATGGCCTCACGAACATCGGCCTGATGGCGCTGCTGCTCCTGCATGGCGAAGCCATCTTGCGCATCTTCGACGACGATGCCGGCCCCGTGGGCGTCGCCTTGCGCTATTTGGCCATCATCGCGCCGACGTACATCGGCCTAGGCGTGGGCATCGTCCTCGGCAACGCCATGGCCGGCGCCGGCGCGACACGCACGTCGATGTGGATCGATGTGGCCGTCATCCTCGGGCTGCAAGCCCCTCTTTGCATCGTCGCGGTGGCGGTGTTCGACGCCTCGCTCGACACATTGTTCCGCTGCGTCGGCGCCACCAACGTCGTCAGCGCCCTGGTGTATGCGGTCGTCTACGGCCGTGGGAAATGGCGCCATGCGGCGGCCGCGCGCATCACGTAG
- a CDS encoding DUF362 domain-containing protein → MKSKPEVKTEPTLVRPSRRELLVRGGAALGVLAGSAAIGRAVWDQGGFGVGSAEGARQVRDFRVASARKETQFAELAIARSPLAKTAGEPPLAPMQLVRNALEALGGMARFVSRGDIVVVKPNIGWDRMPVHAANTNPDVVAAVVQIAYEAGAKRVVVADGSCNDPNRCFQRSGIWRKAYAVGGEVVLPAEHRFRTMRLKGDVLDEWPIFTTLVDADKVINVPVAKHHNLAKFTAAMKNWYGVLGGRRNRLHQNIDTSIADLATFMRPSLTVVDAIRVLVRNGPQGGNIDDTREMHTIVASVDQVAADAFACTLIGQHRDNLPYLKMGHERGIGTMYWENLRVKEV, encoded by the coding sequence GTGAAGTCGAAGCCGGAAGTCAAGACCGAGCCTACGCTGGTTCGGCCGTCCCGACGGGAATTGCTGGTGCGCGGCGGTGCTGCGCTCGGCGTGCTCGCGGGGTCGGCGGCCATCGGCCGTGCGGTCTGGGACCAGGGGGGCTTCGGGGTCGGTTCGGCGGAGGGTGCACGTCAGGTGCGCGACTTCCGCGTGGCGTCCGCGCGCAAGGAGACGCAGTTCGCGGAGCTGGCCATCGCGCGTTCGCCGCTCGCGAAGACGGCGGGCGAGCCGCCGCTCGCGCCGATGCAGCTCGTGCGAAATGCGCTCGAGGCGCTGGGTGGCATGGCGCGCTTCGTGAGTCGAGGCGACATCGTCGTGGTCAAACCGAACATCGGTTGGGATCGGATGCCGGTGCACGCCGCCAACACGAACCCCGACGTGGTGGCCGCCGTCGTTCAAATCGCGTACGAGGCCGGCGCCAAGCGCGTGGTGGTGGCCGACGGCTCGTGCAACGATCCGAATCGCTGCTTTCAGCGCTCGGGCATCTGGCGCAAGGCGTATGCGGTGGGGGGAGAGGTCGTGCTTCCCGCCGAGCACCGCTTCCGCACGATGCGCCTCAAGGGCGACGTGCTCGACGAGTGGCCCATCTTCACGACCTTGGTCGACGCGGACAAGGTCATCAACGTGCCCGTGGCGAAGCATCACAACCTGGCCAAGTTCACCGCCGCGATGAAGAACTGGTACGGCGTGCTCGGAGGCCGCCGCAACCGGCTTCACCAGAACATCGACACCTCGATCGCCGACTTGGCGACGTTCATGCGGCCTTCGCTCACCGTCGTCGATGCGATCCGCGTGCTCGTGCGCAATGGCCCGCAGGGCGGCAACATCGACGACACGCGCGAGATGCACACCATCGTGGCTTCCGTCGATCAGGTGGCGGCCGACGCCTTCGCGTGCACCCTCATCGGGCAGCATCGCGACAACCTTCCGTACCTCAAGATGGGCCACGAGCGCGGCATCGGCACGATGTACTGGGAAAACCTCCGCGTAAAGGAGGTGTGA
- a CDS encoding 4Fe-4S binding protein, protein MVAPSEHGGVSLDVAAASATKLAHVHHDTHDFPEPIPWKTGHAGTVAPLDRDTTWIVGAKAVTAPSPGAPGRGSVTATAVATPTIPVAAKPKPKKKKLPGSGIPARLSIRTLVWVRRASQVFFFALFMYFLFQTAFRGTFAAQADTPVRLPLPVEAFLLADPFVTAMTVLSTHTVYRGLLWSIGLLALTLVFGRVFCGWICPFGTLHHFFGWLLPSRRGRGGVRVEANKTHTYQRAKYYLLYAFLVAGVFGSAIGGLFDPICIAVRSIGLGVIPAAQYIGGRALGGASMVPSRGVQGVADHTQDFLASSVWQSHQFYFHQTWLIVFLLIAVLFANRFIPRFWCRVLCPLGAFLGVFARFALFGMEKDHAKCTDCNLCLVNCQGADSPQGGVKWRQDECHMCLNCETACPEDVIKFRFLPNRKGTVTKPDTERRTALAAAGAGALFLPASRIADALDVNYHSKVIRPPGAVEERGFLERCIRCAECMKVCPNNALHPAFLESGLEGVWTPILIARIGYCEHSCVLCGQVCPTGAIQKITEKEKLGIDVAPVKIGTAFYDHGRCLPWSMQTPCIVCEEFCPTSPKAIWVEEVEAPVRDSKPGPNGEQPAMKTVKLQRPHVDPALCIGCGACEKVCPVQDQPAVYITSVGESRSKTNVILLENTNYNQKS, encoded by the coding sequence ATGGTAGCCCCCTCCGAGCATGGCGGCGTATCCCTCGACGTCGCGGCAGCCTCCGCGACCAAGCTGGCCCACGTGCATCACGACACGCACGACTTCCCGGAGCCCATCCCCTGGAAGACCGGCCACGCCGGCACCGTCGCCCCGTTGGATCGCGACACCACCTGGATCGTAGGCGCAAAAGCCGTTACGGCTCCCTCCCCCGGAGCGCCGGGGAGGGGGAGTGTCACGGCCACCGCCGTCGCCACGCCCACCATCCCCGTCGCCGCAAAGCCAAAGCCCAAAAAGAAAAAGCTCCCCGGCTCCGGCATCCCAGCCCGTCTGAGCATCCGCACCCTCGTCTGGGTGCGCCGCGCGTCGCAAGTCTTCTTCTTCGCGCTGTTCATGTACTTCCTCTTCCAGACGGCGTTCCGCGGCACCTTCGCGGCCCAGGCGGACACGCCGGTGCGTCTCCCGCTCCCCGTCGAAGCCTTCCTCCTCGCCGACCCCTTCGTGACGGCGATGACCGTGCTCTCCACGCACACCGTCTACCGCGGCTTGCTCTGGAGCATCGGCCTCCTCGCGCTCACCCTCGTCTTCGGCCGAGTCTTCTGCGGGTGGATCTGCCCCTTCGGCACCCTCCATCACTTCTTCGGCTGGCTGCTCCCCTCGCGCCGCGGGCGCGGTGGCGTGCGCGTCGAAGCCAACAAGACGCACACCTACCAGCGCGCCAAGTACTACCTGCTCTACGCCTTCCTCGTTGCGGGCGTCTTCGGCAGCGCCATCGGCGGCTTGTTCGATCCCATCTGCATCGCCGTGCGCTCGATCGGCCTCGGCGTCATCCCCGCCGCGCAATACATCGGCGGCCGCGCACTCGGCGGGGCCTCCATGGTGCCCTCGCGCGGGGTGCAGGGTGTCGCCGACCACACGCAGGACTTCCTCGCCAGCTCCGTCTGGCAGTCGCACCAGTTTTACTTCCACCAGACGTGGCTCATCGTCTTCCTCCTCATCGCAGTGCTCTTCGCCAATCGCTTCATCCCGCGATTCTGGTGCCGCGTCCTCTGCCCGCTCGGCGCGTTCCTCGGCGTCTTCGCCCGGTTCGCGCTTTTCGGCATGGAGAAAGACCATGCAAAGTGCACCGATTGCAACCTCTGCCTGGTGAACTGCCAGGGAGCGGATAGCCCGCAGGGCGGTGTGAAGTGGCGCCAGGACGAGTGCCACATGTGCCTCAATTGCGAAACGGCGTGCCCGGAAGACGTCATCAAGTTCCGCTTCCTGCCGAACCGCAAAGGCACCGTCACCAAGCCCGACACCGAGCGCCGCACCGCACTCGCCGCCGCCGGTGCCGGTGCGCTCTTTTTGCCGGCCTCGCGCATCGCCGACGCCCTCGACGTGAATTACCACTCCAAGGTGATTCGCCCCCCGGGCGCCGTCGAAGAGCGTGGCTTTCTCGAGCGGTGCATCCGCTGCGCCGAATGCATGAAGGTGTGCCCCAACAACGCCCTTCACCCGGCCTTCCTCGAGTCGGGCCTGGAAGGCGTGTGGACGCCCATCCTCATCGCGCGCATCGGCTACTGCGAGCACTCGTGCGTGCTCTGCGGCCAAGTCTGCCCCACGGGCGCCATCCAGAAGATCACCGAGAAAGAGAAGCTCGGCATCGACGTCGCGCCGGTGAAGATCGGCACGGCGTTCTACGACCACGGGCGCTGCCTGCCCTGGAGCATGCAGACGCCGTGCATCGTGTGCGAAGAGTTCTGCCCCACCTCGCCCAAGGCCATCTGGGTCGAGGAGGTGGAAGCCCCCGTGCGCGACTCCAAGCCGGGCCCCAATGGCGAGCAGCCGGCCATGAAGACCGTCAAGCTTCAGCGCCCGCACGTCGACCCGGCACTCTGCATCGGGTGCGGCGCCTGCGAAAAGGTCTGCCCCGTCCAGGATCAACCGGCGGTCTACATCACCAGTGTCGGCGAATCGCGCAGCAAGACCAACGTGATTCTCCTCGAGAACACCAACTACAATCAGAAAAGTTGA
- the hemE gene encoding uroporphyrinogen decarboxylase yields MKNDRFLRACRGEPTDVTPVWFMRQAGRYMPEYRALRAKHTLLELCKNAELACEVTLQPLRLGVDAAILFADILLPLEPMGAAFEFAKGEGPVIHEPIASVEQIEKLRIIDPQEGLGYVLESIRTIQRELSGRVPLIGFAGAPFTLASYLVEGGGTKTYAKTKKMMYGAPDAWNLLMHKLAEVVRRYLRAQVEAGANAVQLFDSWVGQLSPDDYREYVQPHVRHILQDAMTLGVPVIHFGTGTHTLLESMRDAGGHVIGLDWRTPLAEGWRKVGYDRAVQGNLDPTVLFAPRAVAETHAARVLAEAAGRPGHIFNLGHGIMPETPVETVQAVIDFVHEQSPRFRTGSTETAAT; encoded by the coding sequence GTGAAAAACGACCGATTCCTGCGCGCGTGCCGAGGCGAACCTACCGATGTGACCCCCGTCTGGTTCATGCGCCAAGCCGGCCGCTACATGCCGGAGTACCGCGCCCTGCGGGCCAAGCACACCCTTTTGGAGCTCTGCAAGAACGCGGAGCTCGCCTGCGAAGTCACCCTGCAGCCCCTGCGGCTGGGGGTCGACGCGGCGATCCTCTTCGCGGACATCCTGTTGCCGCTGGAACCGATGGGCGCCGCGTTCGAGTTTGCCAAGGGCGAGGGCCCGGTCATCCACGAGCCCATCGCGAGCGTCGAGCAGATCGAGAAGCTTCGCATCATCGACCCGCAAGAGGGGCTCGGGTACGTGCTCGAGTCGATTCGCACGATCCAGCGTGAGCTCTCCGGGCGCGTGCCCCTCATCGGCTTTGCCGGGGCGCCGTTCACGTTGGCGAGCTACCTCGTCGAGGGCGGCGGCACCAAGACGTACGCCAAGACGAAGAAGATGATGTACGGCGCCCCCGACGCGTGGAACCTGCTGATGCACAAGCTGGCCGAGGTCGTGCGCCGCTACTTGCGGGCGCAGGTCGAAGCGGGCGCCAATGCGGTGCAGCTCTTCGACTCGTGGGTGGGCCAGCTCTCGCCCGACGACTACCGCGAGTACGTGCAACCGCACGTGCGCCACATCCTCCAGGACGCGATGACCCTCGGCGTGCCGGTCATCCATTTCGGAACGGGAACGCACACGTTGCTCGAGTCGATGCGCGATGCGGGCGGCCATGTCATCGGTCTCGATTGGCGCACCCCGCTCGCAGAAGGTTGGCGCAAGGTCGGCTACGACCGCGCCGTGCAGGGCAACCTCGATCCCACGGTGCTCTTCGCGCCGCGCGCGGTCGCCGAGACCCACGCCGCGCGCGTGCTCGCGGAGGCGGCGGGGCGGCCTGGGCACATCTTCAACTTGGGCCACGGCATCATGCCGGAGACGCCGGTCGAAACGGTGCAGGCGGTCATCGACTTCGTGCACGAGCAGAGTCCGCGGTTCCGTACCGGCTCCACGGAAACGGCCGCGACGTGA
- the hemH gene encoding ferrochelatase translates to MSAPAKTAVILFSHGTVEKLDDLQGFVTNIRRGRPPPTEVVDELRHRYQAIGGRSPLGDITRELARLVEARLGLPTRMAMRMWHPYPEEVLAQLADEGIERVVVVPLAQHSTPAYAEAMDRAAAKVAKPLEVRCATNWGASPDLTAAFAESIGEAWNALAEDVRAKATVVMTAHSVPMSVIQAGDPYEREVRKSAEAIAAQLRIPYEVAFQSQGMGGGEWLGPDLPSTLDALSARGQKHVLFAAIGFLSDHVEVLYDLDIEAAALGRARGLGTSRAASLNVAPRFVDAVVSVAKELLP, encoded by the coding sequence GTGAGCGCTCCGGCGAAGACCGCCGTGATCCTCTTTTCCCACGGTACCGTGGAAAAGCTGGACGATCTGCAGGGGTTCGTGACGAACATCCGCCGCGGGCGACCACCGCCCACGGAGGTGGTGGACGAGTTGCGGCACCGCTACCAGGCCATCGGCGGGCGCTCGCCGCTCGGAGACATCACGCGCGAGCTCGCACGGCTCGTCGAAGCACGGCTCGGGCTTCCCACACGCATGGCCATGCGCATGTGGCATCCGTACCCGGAGGAGGTGCTCGCGCAGCTCGCCGACGAAGGCATCGAGCGCGTCGTCGTGGTGCCGCTGGCGCAGCACTCGACGCCAGCCTACGCGGAGGCGATGGACCGTGCGGCGGCCAAAGTGGCCAAGCCTCTCGAGGTGCGCTGCGCGACGAATTGGGGCGCGTCCCCGGATCTCACCGCGGCGTTCGCCGAGTCGATCGGCGAAGCCTGGAACGCGCTCGCGGAAGACGTCCGCGCGAAGGCGACGGTGGTGATGACCGCGCACAGCGTTCCCATGTCGGTCATCCAGGCCGGCGATCCTTACGAGCGCGAGGTGCGCAAGAGCGCCGAAGCCATCGCGGCGCAGCTGCGCATCCCGTACGAGGTCGCCTTTCAAAGCCAAGGCATGGGGGGAGGGGAGTGGCTCGGCCCCGATCTGCCGTCGACGTTGGACGCGCTCTCGGCGCGAGGGCAAAAGCACGTGCTCTTCGCGGCCATCGGCTTTTTGAGCGACCACGTCGAGGTTCTCTACGACTTGGACATCGAGGCCGCCGCCCTCGGGCGTGCGCGCGGCCTCGGCACGAGCCGTGCGGCCTCGTTGAACGTGGCCCCGCGGTTCGTCGATGCGGTCGTCTCGGTCGCGAAGGAGCTTCTCCCATGA
- the hemG gene encoding protoporphyrinogen oxidase, producing the protein MTTRHVLVVGAGVTGLACARALAGLGKERGGIRVTICEGSSKVGGNIVTENRSGFILDGGPDSWLSTKPDAERLVRALKLGSELISTVETHRGAYVAWGKDLHRIPEGLVLGVPTAVGPMVTTGLFDWDAKLRMALEPLVPRRVYHGDEDESVASFMSRRLGDDLADRLAGPLLGGIFAGDAEAISVRAAFPQFVAAERDHGSLILAMRAQRRARMASSENGEAEKPKPGFLSLRGGLGSMIEALEGELHDVDLRTSCPVRSISALEADPRGRYAVETSRGVEYADDVVLASRTHASADIVRGLDASLADAFEQVLDYASTATVFFAFKRAQIAHDLDATGFIVPRSLGRKILAATWVSSKWDHRAPAGHVLMRAFLGGAGHDEILAGDDDELADLALRELRIFTPIDGRPLFARVFRFHRASPQPYLGHLPRIRALTEKLSRHPGLYTAGSGLDGVGIPDCIRQAETVARQILG; encoded by the coding sequence ATGACGACACGGCACGTCCTCGTCGTGGGCGCCGGTGTCACCGGGCTCGCCTGCGCACGTGCGCTCGCGGGGCTGGGCAAGGAGCGCGGCGGCATCCGCGTGACCATCTGCGAGGGCTCGAGCAAGGTTGGCGGCAACATCGTCACCGAGAACCGCAGTGGCTTCATCCTCGACGGCGGCCCCGATTCGTGGCTCTCCACGAAGCCCGACGCCGAGCGCCTCGTGCGCGCCCTCAAGCTCGGTTCCGAGCTCATCTCCACGGTGGAAACGCACCGCGGTGCCTACGTCGCGTGGGGCAAAGATCTGCACCGCATCCCCGAGGGCCTCGTGCTCGGCGTTCCCACGGCCGTGGGGCCGATGGTCACCACGGGCCTCTTCGACTGGGACGCCAAGCTGCGCATGGCCCTCGAGCCGCTCGTCCCGCGTCGCGTCTATCACGGTGACGAGGACGAATCGGTCGCGTCCTTCATGTCGCGCCGCCTCGGCGACGATCTCGCCGACCGTCTTGCCGGGCCGCTCCTCGGCGGCATCTTCGCGGGCGACGCGGAGGCCATTTCCGTGCGCGCCGCCTTTCCGCAGTTCGTTGCCGCGGAGCGCGATCACGGCTCGCTCATTTTGGCGATGCGCGCCCAGCGCCGTGCGCGCATGGCAAGCTCGGAAAACGGCGAGGCCGAGAAGCCGAAGCCCGGCTTCCTCTCGCTGCGCGGTGGCCTCGGCTCGATGATCGAGGCCCTCGAGGGCGAGCTTCACGACGTCGACCTCCGTACGAGCTGCCCCGTACGCAGCATCTCCGCCCTGGAGGCCGATCCGCGCGGCCGCTACGCCGTGGAAACGTCCCGCGGCGTCGAGTACGCCGACGACGTCGTTCTCGCGAGCCGCACCCACGCCAGCGCCGACATCGTGCGCGGCCTCGATGCATCGTTGGCCGACGCCTTCGAGCAGGTGCTCGACTACGCCTCCACGGCGACGGTCTTCTTCGCCTTCAAGCGCGCGCAAATCGCCCACGATCTCGATGCCACCGGCTTCATCGTGCCGCGCTCGCTCGGCCGGAAAATCCTGGCCGCCACCTGGGTCTCCAGCAAATGGGACCACCGCGCGCCCGCCGGCCACGTGCTCATGCGCGCCTTCTTGGGCGGCGCCGGCCACGACGAGATCCTCGCCGGCGACGACGACGAACTCGCCGATCTCGCCTTGCGCGAGCTCCGCATCTTCACCCCGATCGACGGCCGCCCGCTCTTCGCCCGCGTCTTCCGCTTCCACCGCGCGAGCCCGCAGCCCTACCTCGGCCACCTCCCGCGCATCCGCGCCCTGACGGAAAAGCTCTCCCGCCACCCCGGTCTCTACACCGCCGGCAGCGGTCTCGATGGCGTGGGCATCCCCGACTGCATCCGCCAGGCCGAGACGGTGGCCCGGCAGATCCTCGGTTAG